A window from Micromonospora terminaliae encodes these proteins:
- a CDS encoding ZIP family metal transporter, producing MPEWLEAGFWGLVAGSALLIGAAVGFFARVPRRAIASVMAFGAGVLLSAVSFELIAEAHEQGGLRPVVIGAALGALAYTGANILLARRGARHRKRSGDEQPSEQEQPGSGAAIAVGAVLDGVPESVVIGASLLAGGPVSLVTVLAVFLSNVPEGMSSAAGMRQAGRSRRYVFLLWTAIALVSGAAALAGYALLGGAPPALLAGITALAAGAILAMITDTMVPEAYEDAHLLVGLITVLGFLVAFALSHA from the coding sequence GTGCCGGAGTGGTTGGAAGCGGGATTCTGGGGGCTGGTCGCCGGATCCGCCCTGCTGATCGGGGCGGCCGTCGGGTTCTTCGCACGGGTGCCCCGGCGCGCCATCGCGTCGGTCATGGCGTTCGGCGCCGGGGTGCTGCTCTCGGCGGTCTCCTTCGAGCTGATCGCCGAGGCGCACGAGCAGGGCGGCTTGAGGCCCGTGGTGATCGGCGCGGCGCTCGGGGCGCTCGCCTACACCGGAGCGAACATCCTGCTGGCCCGGCGCGGGGCGCGGCATCGCAAGCGCTCCGGCGACGAGCAGCCCTCCGAACAGGAGCAGCCCGGTTCGGGTGCCGCCATCGCCGTGGGCGCGGTGCTGGACGGCGTACCCGAATCGGTGGTCATCGGCGCGAGCCTGCTGGCCGGCGGGCCGGTCAGCCTGGTCACGGTGCTCGCGGTCTTCCTCAGCAACGTGCCCGAGGGCATGTCCAGTGCGGCCGGCATGCGCCAGGCCGGCCGGAGCCGCCGCTACGTCTTCCTGCTCTGGACGGCGATCGCCCTGGTCTCCGGCGCGGCGGCCCTGGCCGGGTATGCCCTGCTCGGCGGTGCCCCGCCCGCGCTGCTGGCGGGCATCACGGCGCTCGCGGCCGGCGCGATCCTCGCGATGATCACCGACACCATGGTCCCGGAGGCGTACGAGGACGCCCACCTGCTGGTCGGCCTCATCACCGTCCTCGGCTTCCTGGTGGCGTTCGCCCTGTCCCACGCCTGA
- a CDS encoding GNAT family N-acetyltransferase: MRIRRLAAEERLTTSFPLQAYAFEASPMAASRTEEFREYLPYNAGNRTLVVEEDGVTTAAVSAVPMRQNLRGAVLPMAGVAGVSTHPLARRRGHVRALLDRLLDEMRDEGHPLTALYPFRASFYERFGYVGLPRRRTAVFSPADLAPLLRAELPGEVVWERIGAGYERWRAYTERCLRERHGFAIFPDFRAAGLRDRDDRWLLTAVRDGETVGAVTYRIDDHGGTLIADDLLAADPYARASLLQFFARHVDQVDRISVELPADELPELWLTDLAVHVEARVSRPGSPAPMARLLSLEALAGRPVGTGRVTVDLVGDRWLAGTHLLDGATGTLEVLPAETAAAGTVPAARLTAAGLSALAYGVLDPAEVAVRGLGEVPADAAAELRRIFPRELPYLFADF; the protein is encoded by the coding sequence ATGCGCATTCGCCGGTTGGCCGCCGAGGAACGCCTGACCACCAGCTTCCCCCTCCAGGCGTACGCCTTCGAGGCATCGCCGATGGCGGCGTCTCGGACCGAGGAGTTCCGCGAGTACCTGCCGTACAACGCGGGCAACCGGACGCTGGTGGTCGAGGAGGACGGGGTCACCACGGCCGCGGTCTCGGCCGTCCCGATGCGGCAGAACCTGCGCGGGGCCGTGCTGCCGATGGCCGGCGTCGCCGGGGTGTCCACCCACCCGCTGGCCCGCCGGCGCGGGCACGTGCGCGCGCTGCTGGACCGGCTCCTCGACGAGATGCGGGACGAGGGGCACCCCCTGACCGCGCTCTACCCGTTCCGCGCCTCGTTCTACGAGCGCTTCGGCTACGTGGGGCTGCCCCGCCGGCGTACCGCGGTGTTCTCCCCCGCGGACCTGGCCCCGCTGCTCCGGGCCGAGCTGCCCGGCGAGGTGGTGTGGGAGCGGATCGGCGCCGGCTACGAGCGGTGGCGGGCGTACACCGAACGCTGCCTGCGCGAGCGGCACGGGTTCGCGATCTTCCCGGACTTCCGGGCGGCCGGGCTGCGCGACCGGGACGACCGGTGGCTGCTCACCGCCGTCCGGGACGGCGAGACGGTCGGCGCGGTCACCTACCGGATCGACGACCACGGCGGCACGCTGATCGCCGACGACCTGCTGGCCGCCGACCCGTACGCCCGGGCGTCGCTGCTCCAGTTCTTCGCCCGCCACGTCGACCAGGTCGACCGGATCAGCGTCGAGCTGCCCGCCGACGAGCTGCCCGAGCTGTGGCTCACCGACCTCGCCGTGCACGTGGAGGCGCGGGTGTCCCGGCCCGGCTCACCGGCCCCCATGGCCCGGCTGCTCAGCCTGGAGGCGCTCGCCGGCCGGCCCGTCGGCACCGGCCGGGTCACCGTCGACCTGGTCGGCGACCGCTGGCTCGCCGGCACCCACCTGCTCGACGGCGCCACGGGCACGCTGGAGGTGCTGCCGGCGGAGACCGCCGCCGCGGGCACCGTGCCGGCGGCACGGCTCACCGCCGCCGGGCTCTCCGCCCTGGCGTACGGGGTGCTCGACCCGGCCGAGGTGGCGGTGCGCGGGCTCGGCGAGGTGCCGGCCGACGCGGCCGCCGAGCTGCGCCGGATCTTCCCGCGGGAGCTGCCGTACCTGTTCGCCGACTTCTGA